The Salvia miltiorrhiza cultivar Shanhuang (shh) chromosome 1, IMPLAD_Smil_shh, whole genome shotgun sequence genome has a window encoding:
- the LOC131006461 gene encoding uncharacterized protein LOC131006461: MVKIKRLRVALKVWNKNIFGDVNDGIAQWRSSLEDIQLRIAEEVYSDSLFDEEVAAQVQLGTLLSRKSSLLQQKSCVRWLNDGERNTSFFHNSFKMRRKKLVLSQLKIDGVDSFDRDVIVAHIVDFFSNLFSKTHPPTVSIHDIQHIVPVTVTVTDQHNASLTSIPVDEEIKAAVFDLVGDSAAGSDGFSGVFFQKCWDTISCNIIYAVRAFFVKNYLPQGLNSNTLILIPKKEVVESLTDLRPIILSNFFFKILSKILATRLSFVDAECVSHNQFGFIRGQLIHDCILLGSEGVNYMKCSCQGKNMASKVDIKKAFDTMSWNFIRQGDPLSPVIFGIAEDMLSHLILTVVAASTIDPMRMNRHHLFPTHLLYANDILIFCKVSMKNARTIQDILQCYGFLSGQLCSREKSIIFFAKGVSLYYRRQISRVLGFAICSLPTTDLGVPLFVGRPRSINLAAIKDRIISKFSRYNGRQLSMAGQICLELDAACRNFIWSGDIRKRPSHSASWDRVCGIKEEGGLGIRSFDMMNDPFLMKLAWRIISGRQFGFDIMKSRYLDNFGRPRTTTLASSVWGGVRQLIPELIEESYCLLGNGSSVYFWNDDWLGYSIADKLNIMGFVRTRLKQTVADYLYDGVWHFAQDFIDEFPLIVCDILLLPIGSEDDIRLWKPSVHGKDTSVLAFASRCHRFSRVSWGLWLWENFIPVRRYITCWRFGQEAGMYSTDIHGFLVFAWTIKPSSHLKNLWKLGANTAGSAVRAPGRICAGGVFRDWRGLVRGCFHVEGGIGFAFEAELLGIILAIEFASGCGWNKISFEADSSYGY; the protein is encoded by the exons ATGGTTAAGATCAAGCGTCTTCGGGTTGCGCTTAAGGTTtggaacaaaaatatttttggaGACGTGAATGATGGTATTGCTCAGTGGCGGTCTTCTCTGGAAGACATTCAGCTCAGGATTGCTGAGGAGGTATACTCTGATTCTCTCTTTGATGAGGAAGTAGCGGCTCAGGTGCAGCTTGGAACTTTACTCTCTAGAAAAAGTTCGCTTTTGCAACAGAAAAGTTGTGTCCGCTGGCTTAACGATGGGGAGAGAAATACAAGCTTTTTTCATAATTCTTTTAAGATGCGAAGGAAAAAACTAGTGCTTTCCCAGCTCAAGATTGATGGTGTGGATTCTTTCGATCGGGATGTTATCGTTGCTCACATTGTGGATTTTTTTTCCAACCTGTTTTCGAAGACTCACCCTCCTACTGTCTCTATTCATGACATTCAGCATATTGTTCCGGTCACGGTCACGGTCACGGATCAGCACAATGCATCGCTGACTAGTATTCCTGTGGATGAGGAAATTAAAGCTGCGGTGTTTGATTTGGTGGGGGATAGTGCGGCAGGCTCGGATGGTTTTTCTGGTGTTTTCTTCCAGAAGTGTTGGGATACGATTAGCTGCAATATTATTTATGCGGTGAGGGCTTTTTTCGTGAAAAATTACCTTCCACAGGGTCTGAATTCCAACACGCTTATTCTTATTCCGAAAAAGGAGGTCGTTGAGTCTTTAACGGATTTGCGGCCGATTATCCTttctaatttcttcttcaagaTTCTCTCTAAGATTTTGGCTACGAGGCTGAGTTTTGTGGATGCTGAGTGTGTTTCTCATAATCAGTTTGGCTTTATTCGTGGACAACTTATTCATGACTGCATCTTGTTGGGGTCGGAGGGTGTTAACTACATGAAATGTTCGTGTCAAGGCAAGAATATGGCTAGTAAAGTGGATATCAAGAAAGCTTTTGACACCATGAGCTGGAATTTTATCAG GCAGGGAGATCCGCTGTCGCCTGTCATTTTTGGAATAGCAGAGGATATGCTCAGCCATCTTATTTTGACTGTTGTTGCTGCTAGCACTATTGATCCTATGAGGATGAATCGTCATCATCTCTTCCCCACCCATCTCTTGTACGCAAATGACATTCTTATTTTCTGCAAAGTCTCTATGAAGAACGCTAGAACTATCCAGGATATTTTGCAGTGTTATGGGTTTCTCTCGGGTCAACTTTGTAGCCGTGAGAAGTCGATAATCTTCTTTGCTAAGGGTGTGTCCCTGTACTATAGGCGCCAGATTTCTCGTGTGCTTGGCTTTGCTATTTGCAGTCTGCCCACGACTGATTTAGGTGTTCCTCTTTTTGTTGGGCGACCCAGATCTATTAATCTTGCAGCTATTAAGGATCGGATTATTAGTAAGTTTTCCCGCTATAATGGGAGGCAGTTGTCTATGGCTGGACAGATCTGTCTG GAGCTTGATGCGGCTTGTCGCAATTTTATTTGGTCTGGAGATATTCGAAAGAGGCCTTCTCACTCGGCTAGTTGGGATCGTGTTTGTGGTATCAAAGAGGAAGGTGGCTTGGGCATCCGATCTTTTGATATGATGAATGATCCGTTCCTTATGAAGCTTGCTTGGCGGATTATTTCGGGCAGACAGTTTGGGTTTGATATCATGAAGAGTAGATATCTGGATAATTTTGGAAGACCAAGGACGACGACTTTAGCTTCTTCTGTTTGGGGTGGAGTTCGACAGCTCATCCCGGAGCTCATTGAAGAGTCTTACTGTCTCCTTGGAAACGGCTCTTCGGTTTATTTCTGGAATGATGATTGGCTTGGTTATTCTATTGCTGACAAGCTCAACATTATGGGATTTGTTCGGACTCGGCTTAAGCAGACTGTGGCTGACTATCTTTATGACGGAGTCTGGCATTTTGCTCAGGATTTTATTGATGAATTCCCTCTGATTGTTTGTGACATTTTGTTATTACCGATTGGTAGTGAGGATGATATCCGTTTATGGAAGCCCTCGGTTCATGGGAAAGATACTTCGGTCCTGGCTTTTGCTTCCCGCTGTCATCGCTTTTCTCGTGTTTCGTGGGGGCTCTGGTTGTGGGAGAATTTTATTCCTGTCCGACGTTATATCACTTGTTGGCGT TTCGGACAAGAGGCGGGGATGTATAGCACGGACATTCATGGGTTTCTTGTGTTCGCTTGGACGATTAAACCGAGTTCGCATCTCAAGAATCTCTGGAAGCTCGGG GCAAATACGGCTGGCTCTGCGGTTAGGGCGCCGGGGCGCATTTGTGCAGGGGGTGTTTTTAGAGATTGGAGAGGTTTGGTTAGGGGCTGTTTTCATGTGGAGGGAGGCATTGGCTTCGCCTTTGAGGCTGAGCTCCTCGGCATCATTTTGGCTATTGAGTTTGCTAGTGGATGTGGTTGGAATAAGATTTCGTTTGAGGCGGACTCCTCTTATGGCTACTAG
- the LOC131006462 gene encoding uncharacterized protein LOC131006462 → MLDYTGKEDHEAHMARFESLMTLHQYNEGIRCRLFSTTLSGLAQKWFYKLDPGSIHNFNELYDVFMHQFSSSNRAEKTTMSLMDIQQEPQETLSEYAARFNMAALELEESKAAGKADAERNMAKKTGKMEERNENRYPDKPCVRAPPPRGPTMYNINTKQEHLPKAGERKTEDVEHRPLIRGRTKDSEEDVNHRSLGFTMYTPLNQSQEDIFHTIKNYRWFYPPRFYNEGPSQLGPNSLLCEFHSQLGHTTEGCSHLKNKLESLV, encoded by the exons ATGTTGGATTACACTGGAAAAGAGGATCATGAAGCCCACATGGCCCGATTCGAAAGTCTTATGACACTACACCAGTACAACGAGGGTATTCGCTGCAGACTTTTCTCAACAACCCTGTCAGGACTGGCGCAAAAATGGTTTTACAAATTGGACCCAGGGTCCATCCATAACTTCAACGAGCTTTATGATGTGTTCATGCATCAATTCTCCAGTTCCAATAGAGCAGAGAAAACAACCATGTCTTTAATGGACATACAACAGGAACCACAAGAAACCTTGAGCGAATATGCGGCTCGGTTCAACATGGCTGCACTCGAA TTGGAGGAATCTAAGGCTGCTGGGAAGGCGGATGCTGAAAGGAATATGGCTAAAAAGACAGGCAAGATGGAGGAACGAAACGAGAATAGATATCCTGACAAGCCGTGTGTAAGGGCACCTCCGCCTCGAGGTCCAACCATGTACAACATCAACACTAAGCAGGAACATCTGCCTAAGGCAGGTGAGAGGAAAACGGAAGATGTGGAGCATCGTCCTTTGATAAGAGGAAGGACTAAAGACAGCGAGGAGGATGTTAACCATAGATCTCTCGGGTTTACGATGTATACACCCCTAAATCAAAGTCAGGAAGATATTTTCCATACCATCAAGAATTATCGCTGGTTCTACCCGCCAAGATTCTACAATGAAGGACCCTCGCAACTGGGACCCAACAGTCTGCTGTGTGAGTTCCACAGCCAGCTCGGACACACCACGGAAGGATGCTCACACCTCAAGAATAAACTCGAAAGTTTGGTCTGA
- the LOC131007217 gene encoding uncharacterized protein LOC131007217 — MIIIIGRYLYKKLKDDNMLEKFVFVNPFGVSHGAACDERARKLADRLIQTKPQQLVLVPVNVNKHWILTIIEPYKDCVYVMDPLSHRNRDATWKSVVDTAMTIFNATKEKNKFKKPPKWEIVKGPIQPDFKQCGFYVMRFMKEIVMACQDDDSVFVASMFKRREYSMSEINEVREDWATSAINEL, encoded by the exons ATGATCATAATTATTGGTAGGTACCTGTACAAAAAGTTGAAAGATGATAACATGCTGGAAAAATTTGTGTTTGTCAATCCATTTGGCGTATCACATGGAGCTGCTTGTGACGAGAGGGCACGTAAGTTAGCCGATAGATTAATTCAAACAAAACCACAACAGCTTGTGTTGGTTCCTGTCAACGTTAA TAAACATTGGATCTTAACAATTATTGAGCCTTACAAAGATTGTGTCTATGTGATGGATCCTTTGTCTCATCGGAATCGTGATGCCACTTGGAAATCCGTAGTTGACAC CGCAATGACCATTTTCAATGCAACAAAGGAAAAGAATAAATTCAAGAAACCACCAAAATGGGAAATTGTTAAG GGCCCAATACAACCCGATTTCAAACAATGTGGCTTTTACGTGATGCGATTTATGAAAGAGATCGTAATGGCGTGTCAAGACGATGACTCCGTTTTCGTGGCTTCAATG TTTAAAAGACGTGAGTATTCTATGAGTGAGATAAATGAGGTTCGAGAAGATTGGGCAACTTCTGCCATTAATGAG CTTTGA